The proteins below come from a single Tribolium castaneum strain GA2 chromosome 9, icTriCast1.1, whole genome shotgun sequence genomic window:
- the LOC103312627 gene encoding insulin-like growth factor-binding protein complex acid labile subunit produces MQVLTVVFASVLFYTGTESMCRHSYMTFCDNLSDLQNYNVENWTELVVGTESHDDSQLQAVDSDSLSLDRLEKVVTFIIIGQIRDIKTYTFTLDPFFNRLNYLQLYGNDIRRIRFTTFDTMKLTKLSLVNNKIEYIHAGAFYNCEIKTIDLSHNKLETIETDVFSEEFFYNSTKEIVIRYNEIGAIQSDSFPSSLEILNLDHNNLKVLNADVFDNLDNLQELTLSHNQLSSLGFVKNLEKLKLLDVSHNKIVALTSQHFNNLTQLQVLDLSHNQLAYPQIFQKFNIPERHPPLQISLAFNKLTHLVIEENNFRQHIVFLYGNPWNCKCWQMMEKFMLDNKVKRNVCDLKFFGNGDVPYCIEFDKSDCRSGDFGKDSNISQRDIQNFVKVVEGSLDMIRCRLTPRIL; encoded by the coding sequence ATGCAGGTCCTCACCGTCGTCTTTGCAAGCGTGCTGTTTTACACTGGGACCGAATCAATGTGCCGGCACTCTTATATGACGTTTTGTGATAATTTGAGCGACCTTCAGAACTACAACGTTGAAAATTGGACGGAACTTGTGGTAGGAACAGAGTCACATGATGATTCGCAACTTCAGGCAGTCGATTCCGACTCGCTTTCATTAGACAGGTTGGAAAAAGTGGTTACTTTCATTATTATCGGGCAAATTAGAGACATCAAGACGTACACGTTCACCCTCGATCCGTTTTTCAACCGCTTGAACTATTTACAGTTGTATGGAAATGATATAAGGCGCATAAGATTTACGACTTTTGACACGATGAAGTTAACAAAGTTAAGTTTAGTGAACAACAAGATTGAGTATATTCATGCGGGGGCGTTCTATAATTGCGAAATCAAAACTATAGATTTGTCGCACAATAAGCTGGAGACGATTGAAACAGACGTGTTTTCGGAAGAGTTCTTCTATAATTCAACCAAAGAAATAGTGATAAGATATAACGAAATCGGCGCTATTCAGTCCGATAGCTTCCCGAGCAGCCTGGAGATCCTCAATTTAGACCACAACAATCTAAAGGTGTTAAATGCTGATGTTTTCGACAATTTGGATAACTTACAAGAACTAACACTCAGCCACAACCAATTATCATCGTTAGGATTCGTAAAAAACCTCGAAAAACTCAAACTACTTGACGTTTCGCACAACAAAATTGTCGCTCTCACCAGTCAACACTTCAACAATCTCACTCAACTACAAGTTTTAGACCTCAGCCACAATCAACTAGCATATCCTCAAATTTTCCAGAAGTTCAATATTCCGGAAAGGCACCCTCCGTTACAAATATCACtcgcttttaataaattgacGCACTTGGTAATTGAAGAAAACAACTTTCGGCAACATATTGTGTTTTTGTATGGGAATCCCTGGAACTGCAAGTGTTGGCAAATGATGGAAAAGTTCATGCTTGACAATAAAGTGAAACGAAATGTGTGTGATTTGAAGTTTTTCGGTAATGGTGACGTTCCCTATTGTATTGAATTTGACAAAAGTGACTGCCGGAGCGGCGATTTCGGCAAAGATTCGAACATTTCTCAACGcgatattcaaaattttgtcaaagtCGTAGAAGGCAGCTTGGATATGATAAGGTGTAGGTTGACACCGAGAATATTGTAG
- the LOC664014 gene encoding uncharacterized protein LOC664014 has product MPVTSAKLLFVVFLVVQSCNTSAIDDANAALNGLRENVNNGLSDALKTGYTAMAQKIDSIIELTRSNGSEVISSTSDTYLAQYQAIKKSAEDSGLDVSSCVAIFEEKLTNLASVNINGLLDCVDTQTDPCIDYIGTSSSTLLGNFLSQVFAFEKEVLKCKDDACLTSVTGEISRTSASVLSKINYSVQVDASKMQYYESTVTTCGVKFTSIADGQGKSYVNGFQDCVNSLINKM; this is encoded by the exons ATGCCAGTGACAAGTGCCAAATTGTTGTTTGTCGTGTTCCTGGTGGTGCAA AGTTGTAATACCAGTGCCATTGACGACGCAAATGCTGCGTTAAAtggtttgagagaaaatgtgaACAACGGTCTCAGTGATGCGCTTAAAACTGGCTACACAGCAATGGCCCAAAAAATAGATTCCATAATCGAACTGACAAGATCCAACGGCTCTGAGGTCATTTCCTCAACGAGTGATACTTATCTAGCTCAGTACCAAGCAATTAAAAAGTCGGCTGAAGATTCTGGTCTCGATGTTAGCTCCtgtgttgcaatttttgagGAGAAACTTACGAATTTGGCTTCTGTTAATATCAATGGATTGTTGGATTGTGTCGATACTCAGACGGATCCTTGCATTGATTATATTGGAACTAGTAGTTCTACTTTGTTGGGCAATTTTCTTTCTCAGGTTTTTGCGTTTGAAAAAGAAGTTTTGAAGTGTAAAGACGACGCCTGTCTTACTTCTGTTACTGGAGAGATTTCCAGAACCAGTGCATCGGTACTaagcaaaattaattattctgTTCAAGTTGATGCCAGTAAAATGCAGTATTATGAATCGACAGTTACCACTTGTGGAGTCAAATTCACTTCGATTGCTGATGGGCAGGGAAAATCCTACGTTAATGGCTTCCAGGATTGTGTTAATtcgttaattaataaaatgtaa
- the LOC103312573 gene encoding lipase member J has protein sequence MIIFLKILIFALPLTTCQLNNACKSFESYFNIYFSPDCFYIPDNYLNAPEIIKHHVGLFEHHKVTTEDGYILGLFRIPQTSPKGVILLQHGFVQDARSWLSQYNESVAFWFWKAGYDVWLSNSRGTFYSQKHSNLTVNDEEFWNFTFHEIGYFDLDAVIKYVKVCTKRPKVILVASSMGFASSLVYVSSKYKEAAENVQILIGLAPVWSLKYTKSLYKWALFPSIHSILKNGLNRFISWHSWPHYDGWMLWTLRMLNKVFPFKKLYIYTESVFCGWSETGFDPSFINLMIDHLGAPSSLKNFEHIYQTINNEEVRMFDYGKSRNLEIYGSEMNPSYLLENVSVPLLLVYGTNDYLTQAGDIDALTQKLPEEAKVFGEMKIEGFSHTDFYFGRHRYEMVYKKVIEFLGNLEE, from the exons atgattattttcctgaaaattCTCATTTTTGCACTTCCTCTCACCACTTGCCAGTTAAATAATGCCTGCAAAAGCTTCGAAAGCTATTTCAATATCTATTTCAGTCCCGACTGTTTTTACATTCCTGATAACTACTTAAACGCC CCCGAAATAATCAAACATCATGTAGGCTTATTCGAACACCACAAAGTTACCACCGAAGATGGCTACATTTTGGGCCTCTTTCGGATTCCACAAACTAGCCCAAAGGGCGTAATTCTCTTGCAGCACGGTTTTGTGCAAGACGCCAGGTCTTGGTTGTCTCAGTACAACGAATCGGTGGCTTTCTGGTTCTGGAAGGCCGGTTACGATGTGTGGCTTTCCAACAGTCGGGGCACTTTTTACTCGCAAAAACATTCAAATCTCACAGTTAATGATGAGGAGTTTTGGAATTTTACGTTTCACGAAATTGGCTATTTTGATTTGGATGCTGTTATCAAGTATGTGAAAGTGTGCACTAAACGTCCCAAGGTCATTCTTGTGGCAAGTTCGATGGGCTTTGCCTCCAGTCTGGTCTATGTCTCCAGCAAATACAAAGAAGCCGCCGAAAACGTTCAAATTTTGATCGGCTTAGCTCCGGTTTGGAGCCTGAAATATACAAAAAGTTTGTACAAATGGGCTCTTTTCCCCTCCATCCACTCCATACTT AAAAATGGGCTAAACCGCTTTATTAGTTGGCACAGTTGGCCACATTATGACGGGTGGATGCTGTGGACTTTGAGAATGTTGAACAAAGTTTTCCCTTTCAAAAAACTGTACATCTACACTGAATCCGTGTTTTGTGGCTGGAGCGAAACCGGGTTTGATCCT AGTTTCATAAACTTGATGATTGATCATCTCGGAGCTCCATcttctttgaaaaattttgaacacatttaTCAGACTATAAACAATGAAGAAGTCCGTATGTTTGATTATGGAAAAAGCagaaatttggaaatttatgGCTCGGAAATGAACCCGTCCTATCTGTTAGAAAATGTTTCAGTTCCTCTTCTTTTAGTTTATGGCACTAATGACTACTTAACCCAAGCTGGC GATATCGACGCCTTAACTCAGAAACTCCCTGAGGAGGCCAAAGTTTTTGGAGAAATGAAGATTGAGGGATTTTCTCATACAGATTTTTACTTTGGCAGGCACAGATACGAAATGGTTTACAAGAAAGTGATTGAATTTCTTGGCAATTTGGAGGAATAA
- the Sec22 gene encoding vesicle-trafficking protein SEC22b-B, which translates to MVLMTMIARVADGLPLAATMQEDEQFGHSILDYQNQAKMLFRKLGPQSPPRCTIETGPYLFHYLIEYEVCYLVLCEKNYSKRLAYSYLEDIAQEFHAQYGKKVNTVTRPYTFIEFDTYIQKAKKVFTDSRSRRNLNTINNQLQDVQRIMVQNIDDVLQRGTVLSELDTKTQNLSMLTQKYKKDATYLNTKSMYVKAAAGFIVVFVLFLYFWVL; encoded by the exons ATGGTTCTAATGACTATGATAGCCCGTGTGGCCGACGGCCTTCCGCTAGCGGCAACGATGCAAGAGGATGAACAG TTCGGTCATAGCATTTTAGACTACCAGAATCAGGCGAAAATGTTGTTTCGTAAACTAGGTCCCCAATCACCTCCCAGATGTACGATAGAGACTGGACCGTATTTGTTTCA TTACTTGATTGAATACGAGGTTTGTTATTTAGTATTATGTGAAAAAAACTATTCCAAACGCTTGGCGTACTCGTATTTAGAGGATATAGCCCAGGAATTTCACGCACAATATGGAAAAAAAGTGAACACAGTCACTAGACCTTATACGTTTATTGAATTTGACACCTACATTCAAAAAGCCAAGAAGGTTTTCACCGACTCAAGATCACGCCGGAATTTAAACACTATCAACAATCAACTGCAAGATGTTCAGAGAATTATGGTTCAAAATATTGATGATGTTCTGCAAAGAGGAACGGTGTTGTCAG AACTGGACACTAAAACGCAAAATCTCTCCATGTTAACGCAGAAATACAAAAAGGATGCAACGTATCTGAACACCAAATCAATGTATGTGAAAGCAGCAGCCGGGTTTATTGTGGTTTTCGTCttgtttttatacttttgGGTTCTCTAG
- the LOC103312628 gene encoding lumican yields MRHLIALLLTVLLYNESDAACRHSYMTFCDDLSDLGNYNIEDWREIVVGTESYNASQLKTIDHTSLPFYKMERLVTLIIVGQIKEIKMFTFALNHYYNRLNVLEFYANDIKRIKFTTFDTMTLTKLGLVNNNIENLSKGMFYNCHITTIDVSHNKLEAIEVDVFTETNLYNSTKELILRHNRIELMESGCLPSSLEILNLDHNKMNVINIELFKNVCCLKELTLSHNNLKNIAFAIVLNQLRWLDASHNIVKVVYSQHLNNLTKLEVLDLGHNIIDSPVVFKRFNLTQRALQISLAFNKLTHLVIDENNFRDHVVYLYGNPWNCKCWQMLEQFMIDNKVKRSACDLKFFGNGEVPYCLEYGQSDCRSGSFDKNTNITRHDIDTFTNVVKDTLNKIKCRHSPRLWQK; encoded by the coding sequence ATGCGGCACTTGATCGCCTTGTTGTTAACCGTGCTGTTGTATAATGAGTCTGATGCAGCGTGTCGTCACTCTTATATGACTTTCTGTGACGATTTGAGCGACCTCGGCAATTATAACATTGAGGATTGGAGGGAAATCGTGGTAGGAACGGAGTCGTATAATGCGTCTCAGCTTAAGACAATCGACCACACCTCCTTGCCGTTTTACAAGATGGAAAGATTGGTCACTCTGATCATCGTCGGCCAAATTAAGGAGATCAAGATGTTTACTTTTGCGCTGAATCACTACTACAATCGCTTGAACGTTTTGGAGTTTTACGCAAACGACATCAAACGAATCAAATTCACCACTTTCGACACCATGACGTTGACAAAACTGGGTTTGGTGAACAACAACATCGAGAATCTTAGCAAGGGAATGTTCTACAACTGCCACATAACAACGATAGATGTGTCCCACAACAAGCTGGAGGCGATTGAAGTCGACGTGTTCACGGAAACAAACTTGTACAATTCCACCAAAGAACTGATCCTGCGGCATAACCGAATCGAGTTAATGGAGTCCGGTTGCCTTCCCAGCAGTTTAGAAATCCTCAATTTGGATCACAACAAGATGAACGTCATAAACATCGAACTCTTCAAGAACGTGTGTTGTCTCAAAGAACTGACACTTAGCCAcaacaacttaaaaaacatagctttcgcCATAGTCCTCAACCAACTGAGATGGCTGGACGCTTCCCATAACATAGTCAAAGTGGTCTACTCCCAACATTTAAACAATCTCACGAAGCTGGAAGTCCTGGATTTGGGGCACAATATAATTGACTCTCCTGTGGTCTTCAAGAGGTTCAATTTAACACAAAGGGCGCTACAAATATCGCTCGCTTTTAACAAACTGACACATTTGGTGATTGACGAGAACAACTTCCGGGACCATGTGGTGTATTTGTACGGGAATCCCTGGAATTGCAAGTGCTGGCAAATGCTGGAACAGTTCATGATTGACAATAAAGTGAAACGAAGTGCGTGTGATTTGAAGTTTTTCGGTAATGGGGAGGTTCCCTACTGTCTTGAATACGGCCAGAGTGACTGCAGAAGCGGCAGCTTTGACAAAAATACGAACATCACGCGACATGACATCGACACTTTTACCAACGTTGTTAAAGACaccttaaataaaataaagtgccGACATTCGCCCAGATTATGGCAGAAATAA